The stretch of DNA AATTTGGCTTGATTTTGAGGAAGGAAAAGATTCCTTCAAAACGGAAATTACAAAAGAAGATCCGAAATTTTTATCAGCACCAACCGTAAGAGAAATCTTTAATCAAAATACAGTTTCCATCGTGGGGAGCTTTACAGCAGAGGAAGCCCAAGAACTCGCTTCACTCTTAAATGCGGGAGCACTTCCTGTCAAACTTACTGAAGTTTATTCTACTTCAGTTGGAGCTAAATTTGGGGAACAGGCATTGAATGAAACTGTCTTTGCCGGCATCATCGGGATTGCAATCATTTATTTATTCATGCTTGTATATTATCGTTTCCCAGGATTCATTGCTGTAGTGACCTTATCCATTTATATCTACCTTGTTCTACTCGTTTTTGATTGGATGAATGCTGTATTAACTCTTCCAGGGATAGCAGCCCTCATACTAGGGGTTGGTATGGCAGTTGATGCAAACATTATTACCTACGAACGAATTAGGGAAGAAATAAAGGTTGGTAAGTCAATAAAATCAGCTTTCCAAGCTGGCAGTAAAAGTTCATTTTCATCTATCATTGACGCAAATCTAACAACCATCTTAACAGCCGCTGTACTATTCTTCTATGGGACAAGTTCTGTTAAAGGGTTTGCAACAACATTAATTGTCAGTATTCTAATGAGCTTTGTTACAGCCGTGTTCGGTTCTCGTATTTTCTTAGGAATGTGGGTAAACAGCGGATTCCTAAACAAGAAGCCAGGCTGGTTTGCTGTCAAGAAGGCAGATATCAAGGATATTGCCGAGAATTATGACACATTAGATCTTCCAACCAGATGGGATAGATTTGATTTTGTAAAGGTTAGAAAACTATTCTTCATACTTTCAGGTGCATTCCTTGCTGTTGGCTTGGTGATACTCCTCATTTTCCGTTTGAATCTTTCCATTGATTTTTCAAGTGGGACACGGATTGAAGTGTTATCGGAGAAACCATTAACAACAGAACAAGTTAAAGATGCCTTGGAAAAATTCGATATTAAAACAGATGATATCCTGATTTCAGGCGAAAACAAGGATATTGCTTCTGCTCGATTAAAAGGAGTTTTATCGAAAGATGAAATTTCTGAATTAAAAACAGAACTTACTAAAGAATTTGGTGCGGAGCCAAATGTTAGTACAGTATCTCCAACAGTTGGGAAGGAAATTGCCAAGAATGCAGTAATTGCCCTAATTATTGCCTCGATAGGGATCATTATCTATGTGACCGTACGATTTGAAATGGCAATGGCAATCGCAGCAATAGTTTCCTTACTACATGACGCATTCTTTATGATTGTGTTCTTCAGTATTACCAGACTTGAAGTGGACCTTACGTTTATTGCGGCAGTGTTGACCATTGTGGGTTATTCCATCAATGACACGATTGTTACCTTTGACCGGATGCGTGAGAATTTAATAAAGAAAAAGCGTCTCAAAACCTTCGAGGATATTGCAGAGGTAGTAAATGTAAGTTTACGTCAAACATTAACACGTTCATTTAATACTGTTTTAACAGTTACATTTACCATTATTGCATTAATGATTTTCGGAAGTGAATCCATCCGCAACTTCTCTATTGCGATGTTTGTAGGATTAATTTCTGGTGTCTATTCATCTGTCTTCATCGCTACCAATCTTTGGGTTGTTTTAAAAGCAAAAGAACTGAAGAAGAAAGGTACCATCAAGACAGTAAAAGAAAAGAAAAGTTATTCAGATGAACCACAAGTGTAAGTTTAATGAAAACCGCGGCTGCGGTTTTCTTTTTTATTTGATTGAACTACGAATCTTGCTCCTGTATAATAGTAAGGTCTGAGGGGTGAACGCATGTTAAAGTCAAAAACTAGATGGATTGTTCGTGAATCTGATCAACAACTAGTAAAAACTCTCGAAAATGAATTGAAAATAACACCACTTGTTGCGTCGCTGCTTATCAACCGCGGATTAGATACCGTTGATTCTGCACGGTATTTTTTATTTGGAAATGAGCAATTCCATGATCCCTATTTATTAAAAGGCATGGATTTAGCAGTATCTAGAATTCGAGAAGCGATAGAAAAACAAGAAGCTATTTTAATATATGGAGATTATGATGCGGATGGAGTAAGCAGTACAACCGTATTAATGGTTACCCTTAAAGAATTAGGAGCCAATGTCCAATTTTATATTCCTAACCGTTTTACGGAAGGCTATGGTCCAAATGAAAATGCCTTTCGTCAAGCCGCTGAATCTGGATTTAAGTTAATTATTACTGTAGATACAGGTATATCTGCGATTCACGAAGCAGCAATTGCAAAGGAGATCGGTCTCGACTTAATCATCACAGATCACCACGAGCCAGGTCCTGTTTTACCAGAAGCACTTGCCATTATTCATCCTAAACTACCAGATAGTATCTACCCTTTTCGTGAACTTGCTGGTGTAGGGGTGGCATTTAAATTAGCTCATGCTCTTTACGGAGAACTACCAGAGCACTTATTGGAAATTGCTGTTATTGGAACGATCGCTGATTTAGTTTCATTAAAAGATGAAAACCGCCTGATTGCAAAAAAAGGGTTGGAAAAGCTTAAAGTCACAACAAACAAAGGTCTAAAGGCGATATTAAAAGTAGCAGGAGTAGACCAGCAGAATATTAACGAAGAAACAATTGGGTTTACACTAGCACCAAGAATCAATGCTGTAGGAAGATTAGAAAGTGCAGACATGGCTGTTGAACTTTTGCTTACAGGCGACCCATTAGAAGCTCAAAGTTTGGCACAGGAAATGGACGAATTAAACAAGACTAGGCAGTCAATTGTCAATTCGATTACCCTTGAAGCGATTGAAGAGGTTGAAAAAAATTATCCGATAGATACGAATTCAGTACTTGTCATTGGTAAAGAAGGCTGGAATGCCGGTGTCATTGGCATCGTTGCTTCTAGATTAGTTGAAAAGTTCTACCGACCGACCATCGTCTTAAGCTTTGACCAAGAGAAAGGTTTGGCAAAGGGATCTGCTCGAAGTATTGCAGGTTTTGACTTATTTAAAAACTTATCGGAATGCCGTGAAATTCTTCCTCACTTTGGTGGTCATCCCATGGCAGCCGGAATGACATTAAAGTTAGAAGATGTTTCAGACTTACGTCAGAGATTAAATAACCTTGCAAATGAACAATTAACAAAAGATGACTTTGTTCCAATTACCTTATTGGATCATCAAATAAATGTTGATGAGATCAATTTATCTTCACTAGATGAATTAAATCTACTTGCTCCATTTGGAATGGACAACCCTAAGCCAAAGGTTTTAATTCGTGATGTCCAAATATCCACGATGAGAAAGATTGGTTCAGAACAAAATCACTTAAAGGTGATGGTGAATGATAACGGTACGAATTTAGATGGAATTGGGTTTGGCCTTGGCCAGTTAGTCGACCATATTTCACCAGCATCAAAAATTTCGATAATTGGTGAATTAGCCATCAATGAGTGGAATAATATCCGTAAACCACAAATTTTCATACAGGATGTTTCGGTTGAATCATGGCAATTATTTGATCATCGTGGTGTAAAACGTATTCACTCATTGGTCAATACAATCCCCAATGAAAATCGAAATTATATTATTTTTAACAAAGAACAGTTGGATAAAATAGATCCTGCGCTTAAGAGTGAGGTAATACTCATCCAGGATGAAGCCCAAGCAAGGGCATTCAGTTCTCATCAAGCCAATGTAGTTCTCGTTGACCTTCCGCCATCAAAGGAAATCCTTTGTCATTTATTTAATGGAGAAAAGCCTGCTCGAATCTATGCGTACTTTCATAAAGAATCAAGTGATTTCTTTAGTACAATCCCAACGAGGGACCATTTTAAATGGTTTTATGCTTTCTTATTAAAAAAAGGACCAATTGATTTAGGTCGTCATGGGGATGAAATTGCAAAGCATCGCGGCTGGTCGACTGAAACGGTTACCTTTATGTCAAAGGTGTTTTCTGAACTAGATTTTGTTACAATAAACAATGGCTTTATTACTTTGAATAAACAATCACAAAAGCGTGACCTAACTGACTCGATTACCTATCAAACGAAACAATCTCAATATGCACTTGAAAGAGATTTACTATATTCATCCTTTCAACAATTAAAGAGTTGGTTTGACGAGGTTATGGACGAATCAGTTAAAATTGAGGAGGCAATTAAGTAATGGACTTAAAGCAATTTATCGCAATCGTACCGGATTACCCAAAACCAGGAATCACATTTAAGGATATTACTCCATTAATGAATGATGGAGAAGCATATAAGTATGCAACAGATCAAATTGTTTCTTATGCGAAAGACAAACAAATCGATTTAATCGTTGGTCCGGAGGCGAGAGGATTTATTATTGGCTGCCCTGTAGCCTATTCTCTTGGAATTGGCTTTGCACCTGTTCGTAAGGAAGGAAAACTGCCGCGTGATACGGTTAAAGTAAGCTACGGATTGGAATATGGAAGTGATGTTTTAACCATTCATAAGGACGCAATCCAGCCTGGACAACGAGTTCTTATTACAGATGACCTTTTAGCAACTGGTGGAACGATTGAAGCAACTATTCAATTAGTTGAACAGTTGGGCGGTGTGGTTGCTGGAATTGCTTTTCTGATTGAATTAACCTACCTCGAAGGCCGTAAGAAGCTTGAAGGCTACGACATCATGACATTGATGAATTATTAAAAGTAATGAGGGCACTCGTAACTGAGTGCTCTCTTGTTATAAGCAGAGAACTATTATTTTTATTATAATTCGACACTTTTTTCTTAAAATACAGTAAAATAAGTATCAATCCCTTTACATCGGAGCGTTTTTTTTCGATAATAGTAACATTCATGAGTAACTAGTTAAGATAGTGAAACATTTAATAATAAAAATATAAGATGAAAAATAAGGTGATTTTATGGCGAACGATCAAGTGCTAACCGCCGAACAAGTCATCGACAAGACGAGGGTCTATTTAAACGAGGAGCATTGTGAATTTGTAAAAAAAGCCTATGAATTCGCAAAACACTCTCATCGTGAACAATATAGAAAGTCCGGAGAGCCATACATTATCCATCCCATTCAGGTTGCTGGAATTCTAGCGGACTTAGAGATGGATCCTGCAACGGTTGCTGCTGGTTTTCTTCATGACGTTGTTGAAGACACAGATGTCACCTTAATGGACATCGAGACTGAATTTAATGACGAAGTGGCCATGCTTGTCGACGGGGTTACGAAATTAGGAAAAATAAAATATAAATCTCACGAAGAACAACAGGCAGAAAACCACAGAAAAATGTTTGTGGCAATGGCTCAGGATATCCGCGTTATTTTGATTAAACTTGCTGATCGTTTGCATAATATGAGGACACTTAAGCACCTTCCTGTTGAGAAGCAGCGGCGGATTTCTAATGAGACATTGGAAATTTTTGCACCTTTGGCCCATCGTTTAGGTATTTCTAAAATTAAGTGGGAACTGGAAGATACTGCATTAAGATACTTAAATCCACAGCAATATTATCGTATTGTGAACCTGATGAAAAAGAAACGTGCAGAACGGGAGCAGTATTTGGTCGATGTAATGGACGAGGTTCGCAGCCGAATGAAAGAAGTCTCCATTAATGCGGAACTTTCCGGAAGGCCAAAACATATCTACAGCATTTACCGGAAAATGGTTCAGCAAAATAAACAATTCAGTGAAATATATGATTTACTCGCCGTTCGAATTGTCGTGAATAGTATCAAGGATTGCTATGCTGTGTTAGGTATCATTCATACGTGCTGGAAGCCTATGCCTGGGCGTTTTAAGGACTATATTGCAATGCCGAAGCCAAATATGTATCAATCTCTTCATACGACTGTCATTGGGCCAAAAGGTGACCCATTAGAGGTTCAAATTCGAACATCTGAAATGCACCGTATTGCAGAATTTGGTATCGCGGCACACTGGGCGTACAAAGAAGGGAAAGCACTTAGTGATACAACTTCATACGAGCAAAAACTAACATGGTTTAGAGAAATCCTTGAATTCCAAAACGATACTGCCAATGCGGAAGAGTTTATGGAGTCACTAAAGATTGATCTATTCTCTGATATGGTTTTTGTTTTTACTCCAAAAGGAGATGTAATTGAATTACCGTCTGGTTCCGTTCCGATTGATTTTGCCTATCGAATTCACTCAGAAATCGGTAATAAAACGATTGGGGCCAAAGTGAACGGGAAAATGGTAACCTTGGACTATAGGCTTAAGACAGGTGACATTATCGAAATTCTAACATCTAAGCATTCTTATGGACCTAGTCAGGATTGGTTAAAGCTTGCGCAAACCTCTCAAGCTAAGAATAAGATTCGTGCATTCTTTAAGAAGCAGCGCCGAGATGAAAATGTCGATAAAGGAAAAGAGCTTGTAGAAAAAGAAATTCGTTCGATGGAATTTGATTTAAAAGAGATTTTAACGGCTGATAATTTGAAAAAGGTAGCTGAAAAATTTAATTTTGCCAATGAAGACGATATGTATGCAGCAGTTGGCTATAATGGTGTAACCGCACTTCAGGTAGCCAATCGTCTAACGGAAAAATGGCGAAAAAAGCGAGATCAGGAGCAATCTGCAACGATCACGAATGCGATTTCAGATATGAAATCTTTTCCTTCTACAAAAAAGAGGGAGTCTGGCGTACGAGTTGCTGGAATTGATAATTTATTAATCCGCTTATCCAGATGCTGTAATCCTGTCCCAGGTGATGAAATTGTTGGATTTATCACGAAAGGCCGAGGTGTATCCGTGCATCGTGCGGATTGTACAAATATTGACTCAAATGATGCGCAAACCAGGTTAATTCCTGTTGAATGGGAATCATCCTTAAATGATCGAAAAGAGTACAATGTTGACATTGAAATCAGTGGTTATGACAGACGTGGATTATTGAATGAGGTCCTGCAGGCAGTTAATGAAACAAAAACAAATATCTCGGCGGTTTCTGGCCGATCTGATCGCAATAAGATGGCGACAATCATTATGTCGATTGCGATTCACAATGTCAGCCATTTACAAAAAGTGGTTGAACGGATCAAGCAGATACCAGATATCTATTCGGTTCGCCGGATTATGAATTAGGGAGTTACTAAAATGCGAGTTGTTGTACAGCGCAGTAAGAATGCCAAAGTTACGGTAAATGGTGAAATAACGGGACAAATTTCTAAAGGCCTTGTTCTCCTTGTTGGTGTAACACATCAGGATAAAGAGGAAGACGCAGCCTTCTTAGCAGATAAAATTACAAACCTTCGGATATTTGAAGATGATGCAGGAAAGATGAATTTATCTTTATTGGATGTTGGTGGTGAAATTCTTTCTGTATCTCAATTCACCTTGTATGGGGATTGCCGTAAAGGAAGAAGACCCAATTTCATGGAAGCTGCTAGACCAGAACAGGCTAACCCGTTATATGAATATTTCAATGGCTTATTACGTGAAAAAGGTATCAAGGTGGAAACAGGTATCTTTGGTGCGATGATGGATGTGGAATTAATCAATGATGGTCCCGTTACACTAATTGTTGAGAGTAAGGGATAAAAAATGCTTGGCGCTTTATAAGCTGCCAAGCATTTTTTTTGTCTAGCTACAGCGCCTAGGGGCTTACGCTTTTCTTATTGCTCCTTAAAATATCGTGCAAGCCCGTTATAGAGGCCAGTTGCTGCGTTTTCTTGAAATTGACCAGACTTTAGTGTCATTTCTTCCGCTGAATTACTTAGGTAGCCGAGCTCCATCAAAACTGCCTGTCTTTGGTTTTCACGAAGCACATGATAATCACCTGAGCGAACACCACGGCTTTTTAACCTTGTTTGAGAATTGGTAGCATTATAAACATATTCAGCAAGTTCTTTTTGATAGGAATGATAGTAATAG from Neobacillus sp. CF12 encodes:
- the secDF gene encoding protein translocase subunit SecDF; this translates as MVKRSRIIAFLLVVLLIGSTMGVTSTGILKDIKLGLDLQGGFEVLYEVTPAKKGQEINKEVMASTAEALDKRINVLGVSEPNIQIEGENRIRVQLAGVTDQNEAREILSTQANLTFRDANDRVMMDGADIAENGASQTFDENGAPSVSLKLKSAEKFKKVTEEIVNMAPNNYLVIWLDFEEGKDSFKTEITKEDPKFLSAPTVREIFNQNTVSIVGSFTAEEAQELASLLNAGALPVKLTEVYSTSVGAKFGEQALNETVFAGIIGIAIIYLFMLVYYRFPGFIAVVTLSIYIYLVLLVFDWMNAVLTLPGIAALILGVGMAVDANIITYERIREEIKVGKSIKSAFQAGSKSSFSSIIDANLTTILTAAVLFFYGTSSVKGFATTLIVSILMSFVTAVFGSRIFLGMWVNSGFLNKKPGWFAVKKADIKDIAENYDTLDLPTRWDRFDFVKVRKLFFILSGAFLAVGLVILLIFRLNLSIDFSSGTRIEVLSEKPLTTEQVKDALEKFDIKTDDILISGENKDIASARLKGVLSKDEISELKTELTKEFGAEPNVSTVSPTVGKEIAKNAVIALIIASIGIIIYVTVRFEMAMAIAAIVSLLHDAFFMIVFFSITRLEVDLTFIAAVLTIVGYSINDTIVTFDRMRENLIKKKRLKTFEDIAEVVNVSLRQTLTRSFNTVLTVTFTIIALMIFGSESIRNFSIAMFVGLISGVYSSVFIATNLWVVLKAKELKKKGTIKTVKEKKSYSDEPQV
- the recJ gene encoding single-stranded-DNA-specific exonuclease RecJ, producing the protein MLKSKTRWIVRESDQQLVKTLENELKITPLVASLLINRGLDTVDSARYFLFGNEQFHDPYLLKGMDLAVSRIREAIEKQEAILIYGDYDADGVSSTTVLMVTLKELGANVQFYIPNRFTEGYGPNENAFRQAAESGFKLIITVDTGISAIHEAAIAKEIGLDLIITDHHEPGPVLPEALAIIHPKLPDSIYPFRELAGVGVAFKLAHALYGELPEHLLEIAVIGTIADLVSLKDENRLIAKKGLEKLKVTTNKGLKAILKVAGVDQQNINEETIGFTLAPRINAVGRLESADMAVELLLTGDPLEAQSLAQEMDELNKTRQSIVNSITLEAIEEVEKNYPIDTNSVLVIGKEGWNAGVIGIVASRLVEKFYRPTIVLSFDQEKGLAKGSARSIAGFDLFKNLSECREILPHFGGHPMAAGMTLKLEDVSDLRQRLNNLANEQLTKDDFVPITLLDHQINVDEINLSSLDELNLLAPFGMDNPKPKVLIRDVQISTMRKIGSEQNHLKVMVNDNGTNLDGIGFGLGQLVDHISPASKISIIGELAINEWNNIRKPQIFIQDVSVESWQLFDHRGVKRIHSLVNTIPNENRNYIIFNKEQLDKIDPALKSEVILIQDEAQARAFSSHQANVVLVDLPPSKEILCHLFNGEKPARIYAYFHKESSDFFSTIPTRDHFKWFYAFLLKKGPIDLGRHGDEIAKHRGWSTETVTFMSKVFSELDFVTINNGFITLNKQSQKRDLTDSITYQTKQSQYALERDLLYSSFQQLKSWFDEVMDESVKIEEAIK
- a CDS encoding adenine phosphoribosyltransferase, whose product is MDLKQFIAIVPDYPKPGITFKDITPLMNDGEAYKYATDQIVSYAKDKQIDLIVGPEARGFIIGCPVAYSLGIGFAPVRKEGKLPRDTVKVSYGLEYGSDVLTIHKDAIQPGQRVLITDDLLATGGTIEATIQLVEQLGGVVAGIAFLIELTYLEGRKKLEGYDIMTLMNY
- a CDS encoding bifunctional (p)ppGpp synthetase/guanosine-3',5'-bis(diphosphate) 3'-pyrophosphohydrolase, which codes for MANDQVLTAEQVIDKTRVYLNEEHCEFVKKAYEFAKHSHREQYRKSGEPYIIHPIQVAGILADLEMDPATVAAGFLHDVVEDTDVTLMDIETEFNDEVAMLVDGVTKLGKIKYKSHEEQQAENHRKMFVAMAQDIRVILIKLADRLHNMRTLKHLPVEKQRRISNETLEIFAPLAHRLGISKIKWELEDTALRYLNPQQYYRIVNLMKKKRAEREQYLVDVMDEVRSRMKEVSINAELSGRPKHIYSIYRKMVQQNKQFSEIYDLLAVRIVVNSIKDCYAVLGIIHTCWKPMPGRFKDYIAMPKPNMYQSLHTTVIGPKGDPLEVQIRTSEMHRIAEFGIAAHWAYKEGKALSDTTSYEQKLTWFREILEFQNDTANAEEFMESLKIDLFSDMVFVFTPKGDVIELPSGSVPIDFAYRIHSEIGNKTIGAKVNGKMVTLDYRLKTGDIIEILTSKHSYGPSQDWLKLAQTSQAKNKIRAFFKKQRRDENVDKGKELVEKEIRSMEFDLKEILTADNLKKVAEKFNFANEDDMYAAVGYNGVTALQVANRLTEKWRKKRDQEQSATITNAISDMKSFPSTKKRESGVRVAGIDNLLIRLSRCCNPVPGDEIVGFITKGRGVSVHRADCTNIDSNDAQTRLIPVEWESSLNDRKEYNVDIEISGYDRRGLLNEVLQAVNETKTNISAVSGRSDRNKMATIIMSIAIHNVSHLQKVVERIKQIPDIYSVRRIMN
- the dtd gene encoding D-aminoacyl-tRNA deacylase, whose translation is MRVVVQRSKNAKVTVNGEITGQISKGLVLLVGVTHQDKEEDAAFLADKITNLRIFEDDAGKMNLSLLDVGGEILSVSQFTLYGDCRKGRRPNFMEAARPEQANPLYEYFNGLLREKGIKVETGIFGAMMDVELINDGPVTLIVESKG